Proteins found in one Mangifera indica cultivar Alphonso chromosome 15, CATAS_Mindica_2.1, whole genome shotgun sequence genomic segment:
- the LOC123197264 gene encoding splicing factor SF3a60 homolog isoform X1 encodes MSSTLLEVTRAAHEEVERLERLVVKDLQTEPASNKDRLFQTHRVRNMIDTITATTEKLVEIYEDKDNARKDEIAALGGQTATGTNVFSAFYDRLKEIREYHRRHPAARVVDANEEFENLLKEEPIIEFSGEEAFGRYLDLHELFNQYINSKFGERIEYSVYLDVFSQPLKIPRKMKMTRQYREYMENLLEYLIYFFQRTEPLQDLDRIFSKVEADFEEQWTHGTIPGWDNESQENGLVASEHTVIDLDYYSSVEELMEVGPEKLKEALAALGLKSGGTLQQRAERLFLTKHTPLEKLDKKHFAKGLHGPEKNGVAPPPQEVSNLKDIALMEAKVQKLCDLLEETIERTKQNVEKKQALTYEEMEAEREEQEETQVDTESDDEEQQIYNPLKLPMGWDGKPIPYWLYKLHGLGQEFKCEICGNYSYWGRRAFERHFKEWRHQHGMRCLGIPNTKNFNEITSIEEAKDLWKKIQERQGVNKWRPDLEEEYEDKEGNIYNKKTYTDLQRQGLI; translated from the exons ATGTCGTCGACTCTACTAGAGGTAACTCGCGCGGCTCATGAGGAAGTGGAGCGGCTCGAACGGCTCGTAGTGAAGGATCTACAGACCGAGCCTGCCTCCAACAAGGACCGGTTGTTTCAGACTCACCGCGTCCGTAACATGATCGATACAATCACTGCCACTACCGAAAAACTC GTTGAGATTtatgaagataaagataatgCGAGGAAGGATGAGATTGCAGCTCTTGGAGGCCAAACTGCGACAGGAACAAATGTGTTTAGTGCATTTTACGATAGATTAAAGGAG ATTCGTGAGTACCATAGAAGGCATCCAGCTGCACGAGTTGTTGATGCTAATGAGGAATTTGAAAATCTGCTTAAGGAGGAACCGATAATTGAGTTTAGTGGAGAG gaaGCCTTTGGTCGGTACCTAGATTTGCATGAATTGTTTAATCAGTACATTAACTCTAAGTTCGGAGAACGCATTGAGTACTCAGTTTACCTTGATGTTTTTTCACAGCCACTTAAGATCCCCCGCAAAATGAAGATGACAAG GCAGTACAGGGAATATATGGAAAATCTGCTTGAgtatttaatttacttttttcagCGGACTGAGCCACTGCAAGACCTGGATAGAATATTCTCAAAG GTTGAGGCTGATTTTGAAGAGCAATGGACCCATGGCACAATACCAGGATGGGATAATGAGAGTCAAGAAAATGGACTTGTTGCTTCTGAGCATACTGTAATAGATCTTGACTATTACAGCAGTGTTGAAGAGCTAATGGAAGTGGGTCCTGAAAAGTTGAAGGAG GCATTGGCTGCATTAGGACTGAAGAGTGGCGGTACTTTACAGCAGCGTGCAGAGAGGCTTTTCCTTACAAAG CATACTCCTTTAGAGAAGTTGGACAAGAAACATTTTGCCAAAGGTTTGCATGGGCCTGAAAAAAATGGGGTTGCACCACCGCCACAAGAAGTTAGCAATTTAAAAGACATTGCTTTGATGGAGGCTAAAGTGCAAAAACTGTGTGACTTACTGGAAGAG ACAATAGAACGAACCAAACAAAATGTTGAGAAGAAACAAGCTTTGACATATGAGGAAATGGAAGCAGAACGCGAGGAA caGGAGGAGACCCAAGTTGACACTGAAAGTGATGATGAAGAGCAGCAGATCTACAATCCCCTAAAATTACCAATGGGTTGGGATGGGAAACCTATACCTTATTGGCTGTACAAGCTTCATGGTCTGGGACAG GAGTTCAAGTGTGAAATATGTGGGAACTACAGCTATTGGGGACGTAGAGCTTTTGAGCGGCATTTCAAGGAATGGCGCCATCAACATGGAATGCGTTGTCTTGGTATTCCAAACACCAAAAACTTTAATGAAATCACATCAATTGAg
- the LOC123197264 gene encoding splicing factor SF3a60 homolog isoform X2: MSSTLLEVTRAAHEEVERLERLVVKDLQTEPASNKDRLFQTHRVRNMIDTITATTEKLVEIYEDKDNARKDEIAALGGQTATGTNVFSAFYDRLKEIREYHRRHPAARVVDANEEFENLLKEEPIIEFSGEEAFGRYLDLHELFNQYINSKFGERIEYSVYLDVFSQPLKIPRKMKMTRQYREYMENLLEYLIYFFQRTEPLQDLDRIFSKVEADFEEQWTHGTIPGWDNESQENGLVASEHTVIDLDYYSSVEELMEVGPEKLKEALAALGLKSGGTLQQRAERLFLTKHTPLEKLDKKHFAKGLHGPEKNGVAPPPQEVSNLKDIALMEAKVQKLCDLLEETIERTKQNVEKKQALTYEEMEAEREEEETQVDTESDDEEQQIYNPLKLPMGWDGKPIPYWLYKLHGLGQEFKCEICGNYSYWGRRAFERHFKEWRHQHGMRCLGIPNTKNFNEITSIEEAKDLWKKIQERQGVNKWRPDLEEEYEDKEGNIYNKKTYTDLQRQGLI; the protein is encoded by the exons ATGTCGTCGACTCTACTAGAGGTAACTCGCGCGGCTCATGAGGAAGTGGAGCGGCTCGAACGGCTCGTAGTGAAGGATCTACAGACCGAGCCTGCCTCCAACAAGGACCGGTTGTTTCAGACTCACCGCGTCCGTAACATGATCGATACAATCACTGCCACTACCGAAAAACTC GTTGAGATTtatgaagataaagataatgCGAGGAAGGATGAGATTGCAGCTCTTGGAGGCCAAACTGCGACAGGAACAAATGTGTTTAGTGCATTTTACGATAGATTAAAGGAG ATTCGTGAGTACCATAGAAGGCATCCAGCTGCACGAGTTGTTGATGCTAATGAGGAATTTGAAAATCTGCTTAAGGAGGAACCGATAATTGAGTTTAGTGGAGAG gaaGCCTTTGGTCGGTACCTAGATTTGCATGAATTGTTTAATCAGTACATTAACTCTAAGTTCGGAGAACGCATTGAGTACTCAGTTTACCTTGATGTTTTTTCACAGCCACTTAAGATCCCCCGCAAAATGAAGATGACAAG GCAGTACAGGGAATATATGGAAAATCTGCTTGAgtatttaatttacttttttcagCGGACTGAGCCACTGCAAGACCTGGATAGAATATTCTCAAAG GTTGAGGCTGATTTTGAAGAGCAATGGACCCATGGCACAATACCAGGATGGGATAATGAGAGTCAAGAAAATGGACTTGTTGCTTCTGAGCATACTGTAATAGATCTTGACTATTACAGCAGTGTTGAAGAGCTAATGGAAGTGGGTCCTGAAAAGTTGAAGGAG GCATTGGCTGCATTAGGACTGAAGAGTGGCGGTACTTTACAGCAGCGTGCAGAGAGGCTTTTCCTTACAAAG CATACTCCTTTAGAGAAGTTGGACAAGAAACATTTTGCCAAAGGTTTGCATGGGCCTGAAAAAAATGGGGTTGCACCACCGCCACAAGAAGTTAGCAATTTAAAAGACATTGCTTTGATGGAGGCTAAAGTGCAAAAACTGTGTGACTTACTGGAAGAG ACAATAGAACGAACCAAACAAAATGTTGAGAAGAAACAAGCTTTGACATATGAGGAAATGGAAGCAGAACGCGAGGAA GAGGAGACCCAAGTTGACACTGAAAGTGATGATGAAGAGCAGCAGATCTACAATCCCCTAAAATTACCAATGGGTTGGGATGGGAAACCTATACCTTATTGGCTGTACAAGCTTCATGGTCTGGGACAG GAGTTCAAGTGTGAAATATGTGGGAACTACAGCTATTGGGGACGTAGAGCTTTTGAGCGGCATTTCAAGGAATGGCGCCATCAACATGGAATGCGTTGTCTTGGTATTCCAAACACCAAAAACTTTAATGAAATCACATCAATTGAg